The following coding sequences lie in one Apium graveolens cultivar Ventura chromosome 1, ASM990537v1, whole genome shotgun sequence genomic window:
- the LOC141719393 gene encoding tetrahydroberberine oxidase-like: MKIATCMQLPLFLCLFPFISLASQLNTNHQEILNCLVTNSTSLSEVTYAPTNSSYTSILEFSIINLRFAKPETPKPLVIVTPREESQIQTVIHCCQKHEIQMRIRGAGHDFEGLSFVSHVPFVLLDMINLRHIDVDPVAATATIQSGATAGEVYYAVAQKSKTLGFMGPTFATVGVTGFIGSGGYGNLRRKYGLAADNVIDARIMDANGNILDRESMGEDLFWAIRGGGPSSFGVILSWKLKLVSVPETVTTFTVKRTIEQNVTEIVHRWQTIAPNLPRDAEIRVNAYPTKDVSNSRPGDDTTVVIEFVGTYLGTIDKLVPMMQERFPELNLVKEDCSEVSYTQSALDFPLNLPKRPPEVLLERSAFKLPMKIKSGHVTSPMSKEGLQGMWDMVLKFPYGTYIVLTSFGGRMDEISESAIPYPHRPGVLYMVFLRVRTSEDTTAPFTWIRSFYSYLAPYVVSPRTAFASSVDLDLGVNNQSGVTSYTQASKWGKVYFKNNFDRLVHIKSKVDPNNFFRHEQSIPPL; this comes from the coding sequence ATGAAGATTGCTACTTGTATGCAGCTTCCACTTTTTCTGTGTCTTTTTCCATTCATTTCTTTGGCATCTCAGCTTAATACTAATCATCAAGAAATTCTTAATTGTCTTGTTACTAACTCCACATCTTTGTCAGAAGTTACGTACGCCCCTACCAACTCTTCATACACTTCCATCTTGGAGTTTTCCATAATTAACTTGCGATTTGCAAAACCTGAAACCCCAAAACCTCTTGTGATTGTCACGCCAAGGGAAGAATCTCAAATCCAAACTGTCATACATTGTTGTCAGAAGCATGAAATTCAAATGAGGATTCGCGGTGCAGGCCATGATTTTGAGGGACTCTCCTTTGTATCACACGTTCCATTTGTTttgcttgatatgatcaatcTTCGACATATTGATGTTGATCCTGTAGCTGCAACTGCTACTATTCAATCTGGTGCAACAGCTGGTGAGGTTTATTATGCAGTTGCTCAGAAAAGCAAGACACTTGGTTTTATGGGACCAACATTTGCTACTGTTGGTGTCACTGGATTCATTGGTTCCGGAGGTTATGGTAATCTAAGACGAAAGTATGGCCTTGCAGCCGATAATGTTATTGATGCCCGCATTATGGATGCTAATGGAAATATTCTTGACCGAGAATCAATGGGCGAAGATCTGTTTTGGGCCATTAGAGGAGGTGGCCCTTCAAGTTTCGGAGTCATTCTTTCTTGGAAGCTAAAACTAGTTTCTGTTCCGGAGACTGTGACAACTTTTACGGTTAAAAGGACCATAGAACAGAACGTAACTGAAATCGTTCATAGGTGGCAAACTATTGCTCCAAATCTTCCAAGAGATGCAGAGATCAGAGTCAATGCATATCCAACCAAGGACGTCTCAAATTCTAGACCGGGAGATGATACAACAGTAGTTATAGAATTTGTTGGAACGTACCTTGGTACAATAGATAAACTAGTTCCTATGATGCAAGAAAGATTCCCCGAATTAAATCTAGTGAAAGAAGATTGTTCTGAAGTTAGTTACACTCAATCCGCGTTGGATTTCCCTCTCAATTTACCCAAACGGCCGCCTGAAGTCCTCTTGGAAAGATCAGCATTTAAACTTCCCATGAAAATAAAATCAGGCCATGTGACAAGTCCAATGTCTAAAGAAGGCTTACAAGGAATGTGGGATATGGTTCTAAAATTTCCGTATGGGACATACATTGTCTTGACATCATTCGGGGGGAGAATGGATGAAATCTCAGAATCAGCAATTCCATACCCACATAGACCTGGTGTGTTGTACATGGTATTTTTGCGAGTACGTACATCAGAAGATACCACAGCGCCCTTTACCTGGATCAGAAGCTTCTACAGCTACCTGGCTCCCTATGTAGTATCTCCACGAACTGCGTTTGCGTCTTCTGTTGATCTTGACTTAGGAGTGAACAATCAAAGTGGTGTCACAAGTTATACTCAAGCAAGCAAATGGGGTAAAGTGTACTTCAAGAATAATTTTGATAGATTGGTTCACATCAAATCCAAAGTTGATCCGAATAACTTTTTTAGGCACGAGCAAAGTATCCCTCCTCTTTAA